A window of Amaranthus tricolor cultivar Red isolate AtriRed21 chromosome 8, ASM2621246v1, whole genome shotgun sequence genomic DNA:
GTTCTTGGCTTTTGATTCCCAAACCGTATACTATGTTCGGCAACTCTTGTGAAAGACGGTCTATTGGAGAGACGTCGTCCACAGGTTCAACTCATTTTAAcatctgaaaaaataaaaaaagtgttgCAGCATGCTTAAAAAAACAGTTTCTCTGCTCATCGTAAAACTTctttcaatatctctaaatttgaaaaccaaaaagaaataaaagaattCATGCTTGAATTcgataatttcaaaattttatgtcaattcaaacacaataaaaatgaaattacagGTATATAGTTTTGACTGATATTTTGAATATTCAATTAGTTGATATATAGTAGGCATTTTTATTAGTAGAAttagatatttaatttttacgGTCATTATAGAAGACCAAATATATCTAGGAGACAGTACCGTGGTGCATGTTATTCGCTGATGATATTGTATTGGTAGCGGAAATTAAGGGgaagttaataataaattggatgagtggaggaaAGCTTTAGAAGATAAAGAGTTGTGCATTAGTCGTATGAAGACTGAATATTTGCGTTGTGACTTTAGTAGGACATCGTCGATTGGTCAGCCAGAGGTATCTATTGGTGAAGAAGTATAGGTTTTTGGGATCAATCATTCAGAgcgatggggagattgacggagatgtcaATCATCAAATACATGCAGGTTAGCTCAAGTGGCAAGCAACAACcgcggtgctatgtgataggaagttCCCCAATAAGTTAAGAGGTAAAATTTATAGGGTGGCTATCAAACTTGCTTTGCTATACGGGATAGAATGTTGACCcataaagaagatttttgaacattagatggaagttacagaaatgtgtattctgaggtggatgtgcgggcacacattgatggatcgaattaggaaccaagagtttagagacAAACTAGGGGTTGCCCTATTTCTgcaaaaatgcgcgaaaatagattgaggtggtttggacatgtgcagagaaagactttcgacgcccttGTGAGGAGGATAGAGATCatcatagtagagggtaagagaagtcgaggaaggcccaggagaacttgggatgagcagaTAAAAGCTGATTTGCATGAATTAACCTCTCTGAGGACCTGACCAGGGACAGGAGTAGGTGGAGGCGCCTTATCCATGTTTTAAACTACTGATTCTCCCTTCGCTTACTTGTCGGTGTTTTTGTTCTCTGGCTTTTATTCGttgccattattattattattattattattattattattgttgttgttgttgctgttgttgttgttgttcttgttgttcttgttgttattgttattgttattgttattgttattgttattgttattattattattattattattattattatttatttatttatttatttatttatttatttatttatttatttatttatttatttatttatttatttatttatttatttatttattttaaccatatgcattctatttatatttatctTATGTCTAATGTTCACGCTTGTTTGTGATAAGATGCAGACTTACGGAATTTGCTTCAATCGCACTCGGTCCCATCAGTTGCAAAATCTTATCttattctttctcgagtcgggtccttccctccccaaacctGTCCGTAGTTTTCTATGGGcgggatacactaggtatgatgatgatgatgaatgagtTATATAGTTGTTTTTATTGTAGAAATAGTTATTATAATGGTTAACCAATAGATATTTTACATGTACAAGTAGGTAATATGATAGGTAATAGTAGATGTTTTTACTAGTagaaatcaatatttttttttgatagaaatgatacAATACAACGTGTATTTAAcctatttttttgtcttaaagtgtATTTAATCTATTAAAACAACTACTTTTGGATCTTGAAACTCTTTGTTTAATACTATAAAATACGTACTATAAGTAGTTAAATGTCTAGCTATTATCATGTAAAATCAAGGAATTGAAAACTCATACTAAAAAACTTACTATATGTAgttaaaatgtctacttattaTCTTACAAAAAGAATAAACTGAAAACTCTTAACTGTAATATTATAAAACACCTACTATAAGTAGTAAGAAAAActcttattatatttaattcaaATGCATACTATAACTAGTGTAAGTGCCTACTATAACTAATTTTAATGTCTCctttaacaattaaaaatgtCTACTTTAGTATGTAAAAACACTTATTTAAGTATGTATAAATATCTAGTTTTATATGCAAAAATACCTACTATAACCATTTTAAATGCCTACTTTAACTATTTAAAATGTCTATCATATGACAAAGCACCTACTTCAGTATGTAATAAAGCATGCTATGGTATACAAAAACAACTATTTTGATATACAAAAACACCTACTataacaatgaaaaaaatgtcTACTTCATCTATTTAAAAATACCTACCTTAGTTATTTTAATGTCTACCTCtacttttaatataaaaaacacATACTATTAACTATTTCAAATTGCCACTATTAAcgtcattcaaaaaaaaaattgccacTATTAATTAGTTTATACGCCTACTCAAATATGCAAAAATACCTACTAAAACTAGTTCAAATGCCTGCCATACAACTTTGAATGGAGAAATTATGGGTGAAATAAACGCCTTAACAAAAACTCTGAAACTTAGCATATTCTCAATCTTAATTCTAGTTAACCTAATATTAACATATGTTTTTTACGGTTACCAAATTTTACTCTTCTGATCCTCTTTTTGACTTATGTATTTCTTGACTTTAGTTCTCTTCAAGAATAAAAATGAAGAAGGTCGACAACCATAGATGTTTGCTAAAGAAAAAGATGGTGTCATGGTATCACCtacctaatttatttatttatttaaattattaacgaCATATTACccaaataccctttgaccttttgtgttgactttgactttcggtcaatgggccTTTTTCTGAATTCcccatcttccttgaatggcccatagGCTAGTTACCTCCAAATACCCTAACCTCCCTCCAGGAAAGTAACCTGCAAATTGACCCAACTTCCCATTTACTCCTCATTGCTTGGTTCTCCTTCTTCTAAGGCTGGTAACCGCCCACTACTCTCATGATATTCAACCTCCTCTCTGAAGTAACATCCTTCTtcatcattataaatagggacaaccattAGAGAGGAAGTGATCATctgaaaataattttcttaagtaTCCCTACTCACACTCTacttcattagcctacccaAAATCTAGCAATATCAACCTCGACATCTTCTTGCATCTATTTTATAGTCATCTACTCAATAATCTCATAtcaacgttctaacttgagcgtcggaggggttttccgggagatcaccccccggacaaggctaacttgttgttttgcaggaattcaagacgcttccttccacgaatcgccgcttctgataacgcttccacttacagtatttcaagtgttttccacttcctcgtttcataaccgaaacagtttggcgccgtttATGGGAACTTgaataaaaagtcatggctcccaaaagaaatccaactcaaaccgccaccgtgcacagcacagatacagacacttccgcaggtcatgctaataatcaagccgtgactcgtcgtgatctggacatgctagcacgaaaccttACTGCCGCTTTTtccgaacaactccgcgccgtcataaataacAATCCCACTCAACAACGAGTGTTAGAGGACATGGcggaccaaataaaaaatttgcaggaacgaatcgaaccccatcaagagataccaaagtctcacgaatctcaagatgggaatTCGAGGACATCCCACTCCAGCAGGCGTAATAAGAAGAGGCGGGAGAGATCCAGGACCCACCCGAGTCTCAGCAGGACTGATCAACGAGATGATGAATCTAAGACCACCTCTTGGGATGCCCGTACATACCCGAAAAGCAAAAAGCAAAAGGCATCCGAAAGCGTCCAATCGCTAGTGGATAAGAGGATGGAAGAGAGAAAAAAGGCACAACTCGCGGGATCTAGCCGTCCCCTCAGTCCCGTCactatgccgcggaatgaggacGGCAGGAGTAGCCTTCATGAAGATCTCACACCGATAATTTCTCCGTTGGCTACGGAGATACTGAATACCCCCAACCCTGGgaaaataaagatcccaaaCATGGCGACCTTCGACGGAACGTCCTGCCCAGAGGAACACCTAATGGCCTACAAGAACCTGATGCTGCTGTATACCACTAACTCATCATTGTGGTGcaaattcttcccaactactc
This region includes:
- the LOC130820930 gene encoding uncharacterized protein LOC130820930; translated protein: MLARNLTAAFSEQLRAVINNNPTQQRVRNKKRRERSRTHPSLSRTDQRDDESKTTSWDARTYPKSKKQKASESVQSLVDKRMEERKKAQLAGSSRPLSPVTMPRNEDGRSSLHEDLTPIISPLATEILNTPNPGKIKIPNMATFDGTSCPEEHLMAYKNLMLLYTTNSSLWCKFFPTTLTGVALTWYTSLPGGSIHNFAQLEGKFLGHFVASRRQEKSNFHLLSITQLEGESISSYLKKFHEAVLEVTDLEESVALNPLINGMKAQRLKFQLVESQVKTYAEAMKQCQSYVTASEICQAHDPKKRRSDKKDLTANHS